A single genomic interval of Aythya fuligula isolate bAytFul2 chromosome 28, bAytFul2.pri, whole genome shotgun sequence harbors:
- the CREB3L4 gene encoding cyclic AMP-responsive element-binding protein 3-like protein 4, giving the protein PPVLLLSEEEQRLLAQEGVTLPGSLPLSKQAEERVLKKVRRKIRNKQSAQDSRRRRKEYLDGLESRAASCSAQNQELHRKVRELEQRNGSLLSQLQALQALIKQTSNKAAQTSTCVLILLFSLVLIIFPSYSPFCWGRGGRQDPPQPTGVISRHILTQAEPPAPAGEAPGTWWQLEEPGVAAENGAKGGQEDGLPPPGREPGTNSSGRAPPGDLRAQPWPRDAAVAAKQAHGDEM; this is encoded by the exons cccccggtcCTGCTGCTGTCGGAGGAGGAGCAGCGGCTGCTGGCGCAGGAGGGGGTGACACTGCCCGGCTCCCTGCCCCTCAGCAAg CAGGCTGAGGAGCGCGTCCTGAAGAAGGTGCGGAGGAAAATCCGCAACAAGCAGTCGGCGCAGGACAGCCGCCGCAGGAGGAAGGAATACCTGGACGGGCTGGAGAGCAG GGCGGCCTCGTGCTCGGCGCAGAACCAGGAGCTGCACAGGAAGGTTCGGGAGCTGGAGCAGCGCAACGG GTCCCTGCTGAGCCAGCTGCAGGCGCTGCAGGCTCTCATCAAGCAGACGTCCAACAAAGCCGCCCAGACCAGCACCTGCGTCCTG atCCTGCTCTTCTCCCTGGTGCTCATCATCTTCCCCAGCTACAGCCCCTTctgctggggccgggggggccgccaggaccccccccagcccacggGAG TGATCTCCAGGCACATCCTGACCCAAGCGGAGCCGCCAGCACCGGCTGGAGAAGCCCCGGGGACGTGGTGGCAGCTGGAAGAGCCGGGGGTGGCAGCGGAGAACGGTGCCAAGGGGGGGCAGGAGGacgggctgcccccccccggcagggAGCCAGGCACCAACTCCTCAGGCCGGGCTCCCCCAGGGGATCTGAGGGCTCAGCCGTGGCCGCGGGACGCAGCAGTGGCAGCAAAACAGGCGCACGGGGACGAGATGTGA
- the RPS27 gene encoding 40S ribosomal protein S27 has protein sequence MPLAKDLLHPSPEEEKRKHKKKRLVQSPNSYFMDVKCPGCYKITTVFSHAQTVVLCVGCSTVLCQPTGGKARLTEGCSFRRKQH, from the exons ATGCCC CTGGCCAAGGACCTGCTGCACCCGTCCCccgaggaggagaagaggaagcacAAGAAGAAGCGCCTGGTGCAGAGCCCCAACTCCTACTTCATGGACGTCAAGTGCCCCG GGTGCTACAAGATCACCACGGTGTTCAGCCACGCGCAGACCGTCGTGCTGTGTGTCGGCTGCTCCACCGTGCTGTGCCAGCCCACCGGCGGCAAGGCGAGGCTCACAGAAG gATGCTCCTTCAGGCGAAAGCAGCACTAA
- the JTB gene encoding protein JTB, with the protein MAAGEERRSASSTPSTPCWQLEDFVVAQECGRCSSFQAKTVPECGPTGFVERISCTASKRDEFKSCRSAVLEAHIFWRFVGTMMCVAAVFAVLVVCRQRVLDRKALEKVRKQIESI; encoded by the exons atgGCGGCGGGCGAGGAGCGGCGCTCGG CGAGCTCCACGCCGAGCACGCCatgctggcagctggaggaCTTCGTGGTGGCGCAGGAGTGCGGCCGCTGCTCCAGCTTCCAGGCG AAGACGGTCCCGGAGTGTGGCCCCACCGGCTTCGTGGAGCGCATCAGCTGCACCGCCTCCAAGCGGGACGAGTTCAAGAG cTGCCGCTCGGCGGTGCTGGAGGCGCACATCTTCTGGAGGTTCGTGGGCACCATGATGTGCGTGGCGGCCGTCTTCGCCGTGCTGGTGGTGTGCCGGCAGCGCGTGCTGGACAGGAAGGCGCTGGAGAAGGTGCGCAAGCAGATCGAGTCCATCTAG
- the RAB13 gene encoding ras-related protein Rab-13, producing MAKAYDHLYKLLLIGDSGVGKTCLIIRFAEDNFTSTYISTIGIDFKIRTVEIDGKKIKLQVWDTAGQERFKTITTAYYRGAVGIILVYDITDEKSFENIQNWMKSIKENASAGVERLLIGNKCDMESKRKVQRDAAEKLAKEHGIRFFETSAKSSVNVEEAFSTLARDILQKSTRKAVPSTAATAGSLPEPSAPRRGSSRCRLL from the exons ATGGCCAAGGCGTACGACCACCTCTACAAACTGCTGCTCATCGGAGACAGCGGCGTGGGCAAGACCTGCCTCATCATCCGCTTCGCCGAGGACAACTTCACCAGCACCTACATCTCCACCATCG gcATCGACTTCAAAATCCGGACGGTGGAAATCGATGGGAAGAAGATCAAGCTGCAGGTCTG GGACACGGCGGGGCAGGAGCGCTTCAAAACCATCACGACAGCCTATTACCGCGGGGCCGTG GGCATCATCCTGGTGTACGACATCACGGATGAGAAATCCTTCGAGAACATCCAGAACTGGATGAAGAGCATCAAGGAG aaTGCGTCTGCTGGCGTCGAGCGGCTCCTCATCGGCAACAAGTGCGACATGGAGAGCAAGCGCAAAGTGCAGCGGGACGCCGCCGAGAAG CTGGCCAAGGAGCACGGGATCCGCTTCTTCGAGACCAGCGCCAAGTCCAGCGTGAACGTGGAGGAG GCCTTCAGCACGCTGGCGCGGGACATCCTGCAGAAATCAACCCGAAAAGCG GTCCCGAGCACCGCCGCCACGGCCGGCTCGCTGCCGGAGCCCAGCGCCCCGCGGCGGGGCAGCTCCAGGTGCCGGCTGCTGTAG